Proteins from a single region of Hydra vulgaris chromosome 12, alternate assembly HydraT2T_AEP:
- the LOC100210408 gene encoding protein prickle isoform X5, translating to MKPRCSACDEIIFSDECTEAEGQFWHIGHFSVKNYHHKCYVMRDNRPICCKCFEKMFAEFCDACGEPIGIDVGQMAHGSQHWHANEKCFSCFTCGLSLLGQPFLPKNGEIYCSSSCSKGTLPPNPTSTKYPPRSTSKNRSLKPPDSMNSTYIMSNSMSPEPVRKLIEFRSKTSYRSSLDKYGLAAAEKIGDMIRNIAKEGYIDDSDREDTKSNSSKVSISSKKELPCFPPSNKHSEKPVLRVPPRHRSKLSTEVWIDMVPPKESITRHEVVQRNQLKTNERNKYGNITHINGNASIEKLVQAERQRRRRRKRDDYYSDFEVDKRKQSERRENFSTSQNSFQISVKKIIDNNFTITKSTESLDTTKSRIVGRNNERENNNKRTKSDASLNNTIKYKSKNDAVANLKLGIEVSTPKRNYQMIDGRRVAGKSIENVENIKPRSFGMLSAEDQKRTRINYVTKDDMAIHDRNILKKAKKKDKTKSQGQCVMS from the exons ATGAAGCCGAGGTGTTCTGCTTGTGATGAG ataattttttccGATGAGTGTACCGAAGCGGAAGGACAATTTTGGCACATTGGTCATTTTTCAGTCAAAAACTATCACCACAAATGTTATGTTATGCGAGATAACAGACCAATATGTTGCAAATGTTTCGAAAAGATGTTTGCAGAATTTTGTGATGCTTGTGGCGAACCTATTGGTATTGATGTTGGACAGATGGCACACGGCAGTCAACATTGGCATGCAAATGAAAAATGCTTCAGCTGTTTTACGTGTGGACTATCATTGCTAGGACAAccttttttacctaaaaatggCGAAATTTATTGTTCTTCAAGTTGTAGTAAAGGTACGCTTCCTCCTAATCCAACAAGCACCAAGTATCCTCCGCGTTCTACATCGAAAAATAGGTCATTAAAACCTCCAGATTCCATGAATAGTACATATATTATGTCAAACAGTATGAGTCCGGAGCCCGTAAGAAAACTTATTGAATTTCGGTCAAAAACTAGTTATCGTAGTTCTCTTGATAAATACGGATTAGCTGCTGCTGAAAAAATTGGAGATATGATTCGTAATATTGCAAAAGAAGGTTATATAGATGACAGTGACCGCGAAGATACAAAGTCAAATTCATCAAAAGTGTCCATATCTTCAAAAAAAGAGTTACCATGTTTTCCGCCGAGTAACAAACATAGTGAAAAGCCAGTATTAAGAGTTCCACCGAGACATAGATCTAAGTTAAGCACCGAGGTATGGATTGACATGGTTCCGCCGAAAGAATCAATAACTCGACATGAAGTTGTTCAAAGGaatcaattaaaaactaatGAACGTAATAAGTATGGGAATATAACTCATATAAATGGAAATGCTTCTATCGAAAAACTAGTTCAAGCTGAAAGACAACGCCGTCGTCGTCGTAAACGGGACGACTATTATTCTGACTTTGAAGTAGATAAACGTAAACAATCTGAAAGACGGGAAAATTTTAGCACTTCTCAAAACAGTTTTcaaatttctgtaaaaaaaataattgataataacTTTACAATAACTAAATCGACTGAATCACTAGACACCACCAAATCTCGAATCGTTGGTCGAAATAACGAAcgtgaaaataataacaaaagaaCTAAATCAGATGCGAGTCTTAATAataccataaaatataaatctaaaaacgATGCCGTTGCAAACCTTAAACTAGGAATAGAGGTTTCAACTCCTAAAAGAAATTATCAAATGATTGACGGACGACGAGTGGcaggaaaaagtatagaaaatgTGGAAAATATAAAACCTCGTTCTTTTGGCATGCTTTCTGCTGAAGACCAAAAAAGAACAAGAATTAATTACGTTACTAAAGATGACATGGCTATCCAtgatagaaatattttaaagaaagcaaaaaaaaaagataagaccAAGAGTCAGGGTCAATGTGTTATGTCTTGA